The DNA segment TCGCCTTCTTCCTGATCTTCAGCCTTCTTCTCACCCTTGATCAACAGGCTGTCACCTTCTATGGATACGTCGATGTCGTTTTCGTCCATTCCGGGCAGTTCTGCTGAAATCTTGTATGCCTTGTCGGTCTCGGATACATTGATCGAGGGGGTAAACTCTTTTGCCCAGCGACCGGCTTCGGTCATCGGTTCGAACCCGAAATCACTGAAGAAATCCCTGAAAAGATCATTGGTCCTCTTCTGCAGTGCATAGAACGGGTCTGCCTGACCGGACGCCACCTGAGAACCACCTCTTTTTCTTCTTGGCATCAATTCATACAGAGTCATGATGACGCCTCCTTTCTTTGTAAGTGTTGATGATTTTACTTTTTGTTTGTCCAACATACAATTGAACAAAAACCGTGCCAGCCCGCAACGTTTTTTCATAAGTACATCATTTGCATGGTATTACATTTAGGGCCTCTGAAGGTCTATTTTTCTGTTCTGACATTTTGACAACACAAGGATTGTCATTTTGACATAATTGCGCAGGACCTGCTTCAGGCCAAAAAGGGTGTAGGCAGAAACAACCAATAAATATCATAATCCGGAAATATGACACTTGATATTTGTAGACCCATCTGATATGCTACTACCTTGGAGTTTCTGGCAGCGTAGCCGAACCCAAATAATATTTCCGTTTCGAAGGAGGGAACGAGTATGAAGAAGCAAGTATCATTTTTGTTTATGGTGGCTGGCGTATGCTTGATGACGTCCTTGGCTGCCGCGGATCTTGCTGAGATCGGCACAGAAGCTGATCCGATCAATGTGGGAACCGATCAGGTACTTTCGGCAATTCATCAGGATGTGGATCCATTCAAGGGTGCCGCTGAGATCTATGTGATGAACACCGGGCTGGAAGATTGGGTAGGATTCAAGCTTGAAGTGTTTGCCGATGCAGGCGTGAACATCGAGAACGTTCATTTCATGGATTCGGCGCTTTCAGGCGGCATGATGTCTGACCCCGTTGTAGAGGTAGT comes from the Anaerohalosphaera lusitana genome and includes:
- a CDS encoding Hsp20/alpha crystallin family protein, which codes for MTLYELMPRRKRGGSQVASGQADPFYALQKRTNDLFRDFFSDFGFEPMTEAGRWAKEFTPSINVSETDKAYKISAELPGMDENDIDVSIEGDSLLIKGEKKAEDQEEGENWFRSERSFGQFQRAIGLPVDVDEDKIEAEFKKGVLNVVLPKTEEARTKSKKISIKK
- a CDS encoding PEP-CTERM sorting domain-containing protein, producing the protein MKKQVSFLFMVAGVCLMTSLAAADLAEIGTEADPINVGTDQVLSAIHQDVDPFKGAAEIYVMNTGLEDWVGFKLEVFADAGVNIENVHFMDSALSGGMMSDPVVEVVGTGPLGHSYVIDNNAVGATITFDFDSNVVNGELVHFTVYTDNTTDQVNFGIAMLPVVPEPATMALLGIGALGLLRRRK